In the Terriglobia bacterium genome, one interval contains:
- a CDS encoding TadE/TadG family type IV pilus assembly protein: protein MKSKEIKESLSNRWNDVGTALVEFGLVIVVFFMFVFGVMDFGRALYTYHFVSNAACEATRYAMVRGSSSTDPATAAEIEGYVKSLAPQGIDPNTLTVSTSWSPSHAPGSSVRIQVSDNFQCMSPFFRTYHMTLSDSSQMVISQ from the coding sequence GTGAAAAGTAAAGAGATCAAGGAAAGTCTGTCCAACAGATGGAATGACGTGGGCACAGCCCTGGTGGAATTTGGTCTGGTGATCGTGGTGTTCTTCATGTTCGTGTTCGGGGTCATGGATTTTGGGCGCGCCCTGTACACCTACCATTTTGTGAGCAACGCAGCCTGTGAAGCAACCCGATACGCGATGGTGCGCGGGTCAAGCAGCACCGACCCCGCGACGGCCGCTGAAATCGAAGGCTATGTAAAGTCACTGGCGCCGCAGGGTATTGACCCCAACACCCTTACCGTCTCGACCTCCTGGAGTCCCAGCCATGCGCCGGGCAGCAGTGTCCGAATCCAGGTCAGCGATAATTTTCAGTGCATGTCGCCTTTTTTCAGGACCTATCACATGACGTTGAGCGATTCGTCGCAAATGGTTATCTCGCAGTAG
- a CDS encoding type II toxin-antitoxin system HicA family toxin, producing MKVREVVRILIEDGWYLSRTKGSHQQYKHPTKKGLVTVPGSGNDDLAPGTLNSIMKQAGLKR from the coding sequence ATGAAGGTTCGCGAGGTAGTTCGGATACTGATAGAAGACGGATGGTATTTATCGAGAACCAAGGGGAGTCATCAGCAGTACAAGCATCCAACGAAGAAGGGACTCGTGACGGTCCCGGGAAGCGGCAACGACGATCTCGCGCCGGGAACGTTGAACAGCATTATGAAGCAGGCAGGACTTAAACGATGA
- a CDS encoding type II toxin-antitoxin system HicB family antitoxin: protein MKKFLIVIEETGTGYSAYSPDLPGCVSTGHTRDEVERNMREAIEFHLEGMRLEGMEVPEPHTYSAYFEIPA from the coding sequence ATGAAAAAGTTTCTGATTGTTATCGAAGAAACGGGCACCGGATACTCCGCGTATTCTCCCGATTTGCCAGGCTGTGTCTCAACCGGCCACACGAGGGACGAAGTCGAGCGCAACATGCGCGAAGCCATCGAGTTTCACCTGGAGGGGATGCGGCTTGAAGGCATGGAAGTCCCCGAACCGCACACCTATTCCGCTTATTTTGAAATTCCCGCATAG